Proteins co-encoded in one Microbacterium hydrocarbonoxydans genomic window:
- a CDS encoding prenyltransferase encodes MNASTAPTRSDLAQIVLSSRPISWINTAFPFAAAYLLATREIDLTLIVGTLYFLVPYNLAMYGINDVFDYASDLANPRKGGIEGALLSPRIHRATLWAAVLTNVPFLVYLVVVGNPASWCWLAVSVFAVIAYSAPGLRFKERPFLDSTTSSLHFVTPAIVGLALAGGAITPTVVIVLVAFFLWGMAAHAFGAVQDIGPDREGGIGSIATVIGARTTVRLAIGLWTLAGVAMLFTSWPAPLGAALAVPYIVNAAPWWNVTDETSASTNRAWRRFIALNYFAGFLATMILILAWLS; translated from the coding sequence GTGAACGCCTCGACGGCCCCGACGCGCAGCGATCTCGCCCAGATCGTGCTCTCGTCACGACCGATCAGCTGGATCAACACGGCCTTCCCCTTCGCTGCGGCCTATCTGCTGGCGACACGTGAGATCGACCTGACACTGATCGTCGGCACCCTGTACTTCCTCGTGCCCTACAACCTCGCGATGTACGGCATCAACGACGTGTTCGACTATGCGTCCGATCTCGCGAACCCCCGCAAGGGCGGCATCGAGGGCGCCCTGCTCTCGCCGCGCATACATCGGGCGACGCTGTGGGCGGCTGTTCTGACGAACGTGCCGTTCCTGGTCTACCTCGTGGTGGTCGGCAACCCCGCATCGTGGTGCTGGCTCGCGGTCAGCGTGTTCGCGGTGATCGCCTACTCGGCCCCCGGACTCCGGTTCAAAGAGCGGCCCTTCCTCGATTCCACCACGTCGAGCCTGCATTTCGTCACGCCGGCGATCGTGGGTCTCGCTCTCGCCGGCGGGGCGATCACCCCGACGGTGGTGATCGTGCTCGTCGCCTTCTTCCTGTGGGGGATGGCCGCGCACGCGTTCGGCGCGGTGCAGGACATCGGTCCCGACCGAGAAGGCGGCATCGGCTCGATCGCGACCGTGATCGGCGCCCGTACCACGGTGCGCCTGGCGATTGGTCTGTGGACGCTCGCCGGAGTGGCGATGCTCTTCACTTCCTGGCCTGCTCCCCTCGGTGCCGCGCTGGCCGTCCCGTACATCGTGAACGCCGCGCCGTGGTGGAACGTGACCGACGAGACCTCCGCGAGCACGAACCGCGCCTGGCGTCGGTTCATCGCCCTGAACTACTTCGCAGGCTTCCTGGCGACGATGATCCTCATCCTCGCCTGGCTGTCGTGA
- a CDS encoding lycopene cyclase domain-containing protein, protein MTYLELSAWFVGVAVAVALIVSLLSGRRRASLVGIGITIVVLFVLTAVFDTLMIATGLFHYSPGHLLGIHIGLAPLEDFAYPLAGAVLLPALWAALRARRTRDVTSPVAATTAQEDPS, encoded by the coding sequence ATGACCTACCTCGAGCTCTCGGCCTGGTTCGTCGGCGTAGCCGTGGCGGTCGCCCTCATCGTCTCTCTGCTGTCGGGGCGTCGGCGTGCGAGCCTCGTCGGCATCGGCATCACGATCGTCGTGCTGTTCGTGCTCACGGCGGTGTTCGACACCCTGATGATCGCGACAGGTCTGTTCCATTACTCGCCCGGCCATCTGCTCGGCATCCATATCGGTCTCGCGCCTCTCGAGGACTTCGCGTATCCCCTCGCCGGGGCCGTGCTTCTGCCCGCTCTGTGGGCGGCGCTCAGAGCGCGTCGCACGCGCGACGTGACCTCGCCCGTGGCCGCGACCACCGCCCAGGAGGACCCCTCGTGA
- a CDS encoding lycopene cyclase domain-containing protein, translating to MGAVYLAILLATLGCMLLLDWRFRLFFWRDAVSASIVTIAGLAFFLVWDIAGIAGGIFFRGDAIVATGIVLAPELPLEEPIFLVFLVVCTMVVYTGAMRIVARLRARSGAETTA from the coding sequence ATGGGTGCCGTGTACCTGGCGATCCTCCTCGCCACTCTCGGCTGCATGCTGCTGCTCGACTGGCGCTTCCGCCTGTTCTTCTGGCGCGATGCCGTCTCGGCATCCATCGTCACGATCGCCGGTCTGGCCTTCTTCCTGGTGTGGGACATCGCAGGAATCGCCGGCGGCATCTTCTTCCGCGGCGACGCCATAGTCGCGACCGGCATCGTGCTGGCGCCGGAGCTGCCCCTCGAGGAGCCGATCTTCCTGGTGTTCCTCGTGGTGTGCACCATGGTCGTCTACACAGGCGCGATGCGCATCGTCGCGCGCCTGCGGGCACGGTCCGGTGCGGAGACGACGGCATGA
- the crtI gene encoding phytoene desaturase family protein yields the protein MSRVAVIGAGVAGLAVAGLLARDGHDVTVYEKNARVGGRAGTIERDGFRFDSGPSWYLMPEVFDHFFTMMGTTTEEQLDLTVLDPGYRVFREPHADGMPTPVTVPSGRAAVTELFESREPGSSEALDAYLDSAHEARTMAEKYFLYNPFTRLRTLMSPEVLRALPRLASLLGTRLQSFAARRFRDPVLRQILGYPAVFLGTDPRSAPAMYHLMSALDLDEGVSYPQGGFWRVVERIADLAREAGVTIVTEADVTAIRTRDAGGTRVATGIEWRDADGVLHREDADIVVSGADLHHTETRLLPAELRTYPESWWDRRTSGPGAVLVMLGVRGSLPELPHHSLFFTDDWDANFDAIFGDDPTIPSPASTYVCRPSATDDTVAPPDHENLFVLVPIPADTHLGGGGSDGGGAAAIEQAADAAIDMISQWAGIDDLRERIVVRETKGPADFRDDYNSWRGGMLGPAHILSQSAMFRAQNASRRVGGLYYAGGTTAPGVGVPMCLISAEIVLKRIRGDHSSGPLPTTATVTPTQVS from the coding sequence ATGAGCCGCGTGGCAGTGATCGGTGCAGGCGTCGCGGGCCTCGCCGTGGCTGGTCTGCTCGCACGCGACGGTCACGACGTGACCGTCTATGAGAAGAACGCCCGCGTCGGGGGGCGGGCGGGAACGATCGAGCGCGACGGCTTCCGCTTCGACTCCGGCCCGTCGTGGTATCTGATGCCCGAGGTCTTCGACCACTTCTTCACGATGATGGGAACGACCACCGAGGAGCAGCTCGACCTCACCGTGCTCGACCCCGGCTACCGCGTCTTCCGAGAGCCTCACGCCGACGGTATGCCGACGCCGGTCACCGTGCCGAGCGGGCGAGCAGCGGTGACCGAGCTGTTCGAGTCCCGCGAACCGGGTTCCTCCGAAGCGCTCGACGCCTATCTGGACTCTGCGCATGAGGCACGCACGATGGCCGAGAAGTACTTCCTGTACAACCCGTTCACACGTCTGCGCACACTGATGAGTCCCGAGGTGCTGCGCGCCCTTCCCCGGCTCGCGTCGCTGTTGGGCACCCGTCTGCAGTCCTTCGCCGCCCGACGCTTCCGCGATCCGGTGCTCCGCCAGATCCTCGGCTACCCCGCCGTGTTCCTGGGGACCGATCCTCGCAGCGCTCCCGCCATGTACCACCTCATGAGCGCCCTCGACCTCGACGAGGGTGTCAGCTATCCGCAGGGCGGCTTCTGGCGCGTCGTCGAGCGCATCGCCGACCTCGCACGCGAAGCAGGCGTGACGATCGTCACCGAGGCCGATGTCACGGCCATCCGTACCAGGGATGCCGGAGGCACCCGTGTCGCCACCGGCATCGAGTGGCGAGACGCCGACGGCGTCCTGCATCGCGAGGACGCCGACATCGTGGTCTCCGGCGCTGATCTTCACCACACCGAGACGCGGCTGCTGCCTGCCGAGCTGAGGACGTACCCGGAGAGCTGGTGGGATCGGCGCACGAGTGGCCCCGGCGCCGTGCTGGTGATGCTCGGCGTGCGCGGGTCTCTCCCCGAGCTGCCGCATCACTCCCTGTTCTTCACAGACGACTGGGACGCGAACTTCGATGCCATCTTCGGCGACGATCCGACGATCCCGTCCCCCGCGTCGACCTATGTGTGCCGTCCGAGTGCGACCGACGACACGGTCGCACCGCCCGACCACGAGAACCTCTTCGTACTCGTGCCGATCCCCGCCGACACGCACCTCGGTGGCGGCGGGTCAGACGGAGGCGGTGCTGCGGCCATCGAACAGGCGGCGGATGCCGCGATCGACATGATCTCGCAGTGGGCGGGCATCGACGATCTGCGCGAGCGGATCGTGGTGCGCGAGACCAAGGGACCTGCCGACTTCCGCGACGACTACAACTCGTGGCGCGGGGGGATGCTGGGTCCCGCGCACATCCTGTCGCAGAGCGCGATGTTCCGGGCCCAGAACGCCTCGCGGCGCGTCGGGGGTCTCTACTACGCGGGCGGCACGACGGCACCGGGCGTCGGGGTGCCGATGTGCCTCATCAGCGCCGAGATCGTGCTGAAGCGGATTCGGGGCGACCACTCGAGCGGCCCTCTCCCGACCACGGCGACCGTGACTCCCACGCAGGTCTCATGA
- a CDS encoding squalene/phytoene synthase family protein, with protein MSAAAAPAEGDSLGRFSRAADTASTDVIRTYSTSFGLATRLLGARHRQHVRNIYAMVRIADEIVDGVAAQAGLDASAQTAALASYVAETHRSMRSGYSTDLVLHAFARTARESGIGEDLTQPFFDSMKADITNATDFAAYDAEAHERYVYGSAEVVGLMCLKVFLRGAVRTDAEHATLMHGARQLGAAFQNVNFLRDLADDTDRLQRGYLAESGRLSDADRDEWVRRIDGQLDDARRSIPLLPKDARAAVRSALALFEALNRRVARTPASELYRRRVRVPDPIKALLAARAMVVTAVERDR; from the coding sequence GTGAGCGCCGCGGCAGCGCCGGCCGAGGGCGACAGCCTCGGACGTTTCAGTCGCGCCGCCGACACGGCGTCGACCGACGTGATCCGCACCTACTCGACGTCCTTCGGATTGGCGACGCGCCTGCTGGGAGCCCGCCACCGTCAGCACGTGCGCAACATCTACGCCATGGTGCGCATCGCCGATGAGATCGTCGACGGAGTGGCCGCTCAGGCGGGGCTCGACGCCTCGGCGCAGACCGCGGCTCTCGCGTCGTACGTCGCGGAGACCCACCGATCCATGCGCAGCGGATACAGCACCGACCTCGTGCTGCATGCGTTCGCGCGTACCGCGCGCGAAAGCGGGATCGGCGAGGACCTGACGCAGCCGTTCTTCGATTCCATGAAGGCGGACATCACGAACGCCACGGATTTCGCCGCCTATGACGCCGAGGCGCACGAGCGGTACGTGTACGGATCGGCAGAGGTGGTCGGACTCATGTGCCTGAAGGTGTTCCTTCGCGGCGCGGTCCGCACCGACGCGGAGCACGCCACCCTGATGCACGGCGCTCGGCAGCTCGGCGCCGCCTTTCAGAACGTGAACTTCCTGCGCGACCTCGCAGACGACACGGATCGTCTGCAGCGCGGCTACCTCGCAGAATCCGGTCGACTGAGCGACGCGGATCGCGACGAGTGGGTGCGCAGGATCGACGGACAGCTCGACGACGCCCGACGCTCGATCCCGCTGCTCCCCAAAGACGCACGCGCCGCGGTACGCAGCGCCCTCGCCCTCTTCGAGGCGCTCAACCGGCGGGTCGCCCGCACACCCGCGAGCGAGCTGTACCGCCGCCGGGTGCGTGTCCCCGATCCGATCAAAGCCCTGCTCGCCGCGCGCGCGATGGTCGTCACCGCTGTGGAGCGCGACCGATGA
- a CDS encoding polyprenyl synthetase family protein has translation MTATVTHEDMGTQVEEVLRQRFTAHSENAQAYGSEFASLWRSAADHALGGKLVRPRLLLDIHRALAPQPTTEQATAAVDVATHIELLHYAFLLHDDVIDGDLTRRKRPNLIGALAAESPGSTEEASLHWARSSAILMGDLLLSAAVMGFARADLSQRTRLRLLDLVEQTILETVAGEHTDVALSHGIVAPDLHTVLNMSVYKTATYSFSLPLRAGAMLAGSSSSAEDTLHLVGRHLGLAYQLQDDLLCVFGDHRVHGKDAFSDLREGKETAIIAYARSTSAWSRIERAFGSDDLTLQEATEIRDRLRECGAEDFVTGLIADQREAVSTLLAEAEADGEIGADAVRTITAVSSRLDGRQS, from the coding sequence ATGACCGCGACGGTCACCCACGAAGACATGGGTACACAGGTCGAAGAGGTGCTGCGACAGCGGTTCACGGCACACAGCGAGAACGCTCAGGCATACGGCAGCGAGTTCGCCTCATTGTGGCGCTCTGCGGCCGACCACGCCCTGGGCGGCAAACTCGTGCGGCCCCGGCTCCTGCTCGACATCCACAGGGCCCTCGCTCCGCAGCCGACCACCGAGCAGGCGACGGCCGCCGTCGATGTCGCGACGCACATCGAGCTCCTCCACTACGCCTTTCTGCTGCACGACGACGTGATCGACGGAGACCTGACTCGCCGCAAGCGCCCGAATCTGATCGGAGCCCTCGCGGCCGAGAGCCCGGGATCGACCGAAGAGGCGTCGCTGCACTGGGCGCGGTCGAGCGCGATCCTCATGGGAGATCTGCTGCTGTCTGCCGCCGTGATGGGATTCGCCCGTGCGGACCTCTCGCAGCGCACGCGACTGCGACTCCTCGATCTGGTGGAGCAGACGATTCTCGAGACCGTCGCGGGTGAGCACACCGACGTGGCGCTCAGTCATGGCATCGTCGCCCCCGACCTGCATACGGTGCTGAACATGAGCGTGTACAAGACGGCCACCTATTCGTTCTCCCTGCCGCTGCGCGCCGGCGCCATGCTGGCGGGATCCTCGAGCTCCGCCGAAGACACTCTGCACCTGGTGGGCAGGCATCTCGGCCTCGCATACCAGTTGCAGGACGATCTGCTCTGCGTGTTCGGCGACCACAGGGTGCACGGCAAGGACGCCTTCTCGGACCTCCGCGAAGGCAAGGAGACCGCGATCATCGCGTACGCCCGTTCGACGTCGGCGTGGTCTCGCATCGAACGCGCGTTCGGCTCCGACGACCTGACCCTGCAGGAGGCGACAGAGATCCGCGACCGGCTGCGCGAGTGCGGCGCGGAGGACTTCGTGACCGGACTCATCGCCGACCAGCGCGAGGCCGTGAGCACGCTGCTCGCCGAGGCCGAGGCCGACGGTGAGATCGGCGCGGATGCGGTGCGCACCATCACCGCCGTCTCCTCGCGACTCGACGGACGGCAGTCGTGA
- the idi gene encoding isopentenyl-diphosphate Delta-isomerase: MDEVTLLSAEGDAIGVFPKDQVHTTQTPLHLAFSCHVLDEKGRLLVTRRALSKRTWPGVWTNSFCGHPRPGEDMTDAVHRRAQDELGLTVTDVTMVLADYRYRAVDASGIVENEICPVHIARIDSALAPDPDEVSEWAWVDPAEFAEAVAAAPFAFSPWLVEQLPQLRESGAV; the protein is encoded by the coding sequence TTGGATGAGGTCACCCTCCTTTCTGCAGAGGGAGACGCGATCGGCGTCTTCCCGAAGGACCAGGTCCACACGACGCAGACTCCCCTGCACCTCGCGTTCTCGTGCCACGTGCTCGACGAGAAGGGCCGGCTTCTCGTGACGCGCCGAGCCCTCAGCAAGCGCACCTGGCCGGGGGTCTGGACCAACAGCTTCTGCGGCCACCCGCGACCGGGCGAAGACATGACGGATGCCGTGCATCGGCGCGCGCAGGACGAGCTCGGCCTGACCGTGACCGACGTGACGATGGTGCTCGCCGACTACCGATACCGCGCAGTGGACGCGAGCGGGATCGTCGAGAACGAGATCTGCCCTGTGCACATCGCCAGGATCGACAGCGCATTGGCCCCCGACCCCGATGAGGTGTCGGAGTGGGCATGGGTCGACCCTGCCGAGTTCGCGGAGGCGGTGGCTGCGGCCCCGTTCGCCTTCAGTCCCTGGCTCGTGGAGCAGCTGCCGCAGCTGCGCGAATCCGGGGCGGTCTGA
- a CDS encoding MarR family transcriptional regulator — MSADGLAHSAIYDVESSDPRSVLIDRSGVGPEDLQQIAVLMGALGELRDAEQKLSLASRRYMRLNETDMRALHYLIVSDNRGVTATPGGIATHLGISTASTTKLLDRLEKGGHIRRAPHPTDRRALAITITPETRQAAMDTVGKQQAKRFYSAARLTPEERDVVIRFLSDMADQITLKDEAWAKDTAESTTSE; from the coding sequence ATGTCCGCAGACGGGTTGGCGCACTCGGCGATCTACGACGTCGAGTCGAGTGACCCGCGAAGTGTGCTCATCGACCGTTCGGGCGTGGGCCCTGAAGACCTTCAGCAGATCGCCGTGCTCATGGGGGCGCTCGGCGAACTGCGCGATGCCGAGCAGAAGCTCTCGCTCGCGTCGCGACGGTATATGCGCCTGAACGAGACCGACATGCGGGCGCTCCACTACCTGATCGTGTCGGACAACCGTGGTGTGACCGCCACGCCGGGTGGCATCGCCACCCACCTGGGCATCTCGACGGCATCGACCACGAAGCTGCTGGATCGGCTCGAGAAGGGTGGGCACATCCGCCGCGCGCCGCATCCGACCGATCGGCGCGCACTGGCCATCACGATCACTCCTGAGACCAGGCAGGCCGCGATGGACACGGTGGGGAAGCAGCAGGCGAAGAGGTTCTACTCGGCTGCGCGGCTGACCCCTGAGGAGCGAGACGTCGTGATCCGATTCCTGTCGGACATGGCGGACCAGATCACCCTCAAGGACGAAGCCTGGGCCAAGGACACGGCAGAGAGCACGACCTCGGAATGA
- a CDS encoding Lsr2 family protein has translation MARRIVHQLVDDIDGSILEVGEGETVHFSLNGTSYEIDLNADHAEELRKAFEPYVSAGRRAGSSSAVRSAATTRKRPARNPEVAAIRAWANDNGYTLSERGRIPAPVVEAYNAAH, from the coding sequence ATGGCGAGACGAATTGTGCACCAGCTGGTCGATGACATCGATGGCAGCATTCTGGAAGTCGGCGAGGGTGAGACGGTCCATTTCTCGCTGAACGGCACGTCGTACGAGATCGACCTCAATGCCGATCATGCCGAGGAGTTGCGAAAGGCATTCGAGCCCTACGTCTCGGCCGGCCGTCGTGCGGGATCCTCCTCCGCGGTCCGCTCCGCAGCCACGACGCGCAAGCGGCCCGCGCGCAACCCCGAGGTCGCGGCCATCCGCGCATGGGCGAACGACAACGGCTACACGCTGTCCGAGCGCGGACGCATCCCGGCCCCCGTGGTCGAGGCATACAACGCCGCGCACTGA
- a CDS encoding LuxR C-terminal-related transcriptional regulator, with translation MSTATGWESETELVARAVRELSRRTRFPVAFGGLIDEGVVSVTSIVGNRTRSLDGLRVRPERGLGGRAMMELRPRMTNDYGSSRQITHDYDVFVLGEGLCTLLALPIVVAGRPRGVLYAGAWDRTPVGGVTTAPAMQVAQSVAEELRIRDEVDRRLRAVGPAPVAVAPRQREELRESFAELRSIAASVDDVDLRARIAQVERRLVVLAGDAVTSTSTGPVSTVHLSRRETDVLACAALGATNAEIAAELGLREGTVKAYLGTAMSKLDASTRHAAVTKARRAGILP, from the coding sequence ATGAGCACAGCGACCGGATGGGAATCCGAGACCGAGCTCGTCGCCAGAGCCGTGCGCGAGCTGTCTCGGCGAACCCGATTCCCTGTCGCCTTCGGCGGTCTGATCGACGAGGGCGTCGTCAGCGTCACGAGCATCGTCGGCAACCGCACACGCAGCCTCGACGGTCTGCGCGTGCGCCCGGAGCGCGGCCTCGGCGGGCGCGCGATGATGGAGCTGCGCCCGCGCATGACGAACGACTACGGCTCATCCCGACAGATCACTCACGACTACGACGTGTTCGTGCTCGGTGAAGGACTCTGCACCCTCTTGGCTCTGCCGATCGTCGTCGCCGGTCGGCCACGGGGCGTGCTGTACGCCGGAGCGTGGGATCGGACGCCGGTGGGCGGCGTCACCACCGCGCCCGCCATGCAGGTCGCACAGTCCGTGGCCGAGGAGCTGCGCATCCGCGACGAGGTGGATCGACGTCTGCGAGCGGTGGGGCCGGCACCCGTCGCGGTCGCTCCGCGCCAGCGCGAGGAGCTCCGTGAGAGCTTCGCGGAGCTGCGCAGCATCGCCGCGTCGGTCGATGACGTCGACCTGCGTGCCCGTATCGCCCAGGTGGAGCGGAGACTGGTGGTGCTGGCAGGAGACGCCGTCACCTCGACGAGCACGGGGCCGGTGTCGACCGTGCACCTCTCCCGCCGCGAGACCGATGTTCTGGCATGCGCTGCTCTGGGGGCGACCAACGCCGAGATCGCCGCCGAGCTGGGCCTGCGCGAAGGCACGGTCAAGGCATATCTCGGAACTGCGATGTCGAAACTCGATGCATCCACGCGCCACGCCGCAGTGACGAAAGCGCGCCGCGCCGGCATCCTGCCGTGA
- a CDS encoding DUF485 domain-containing protein: MTDHSPADSADGIDYIAVEESERFRTLKRTQRSFIFPLAAFFLIWYFVYVLLGAFATDFMAQRVWGDITVGLLLGLGQFVTTFAITMGYVAFANRKLDPLATEIREDLEKAQGHA; encoded by the coding sequence ATGACCGACCATTCACCTGCCGATTCGGCGGATGGAATCGACTACATCGCTGTCGAGGAATCCGAACGTTTCCGCACGCTCAAACGCACTCAGAGATCATTCATCTTTCCGCTCGCGGCATTCTTCCTGATCTGGTATTTCGTCTACGTGCTGCTGGGAGCCTTCGCGACCGACTTCATGGCGCAACGCGTCTGGGGAGATATCACCGTCGGACTGCTTCTCGGGCTCGGGCAGTTCGTCACCACATTCGCGATCACGATGGGATATGTCGCGTTCGCGAATCGTAAACTCGATCCGCTCGCGACCGAGATCCGCGAAGACCTCGAGAAGGCGCAGGGCCACGCATGA
- a CDS encoding cation acetate symporter → MNVPFATGETLAVESNPVLNISIFVAFVAVTLFIVIRASRNNKTAADYYAAGRSFTGPQNGFAIAGDYLSAASFLGICGAIAINGYDGFLYSIGFLVAWLVALLLVAELMRNTGKFTMADVLSFRLKQRPVRMAAAITTLAVCFFYLLAQMAGAGGLVSLLLGIDGRVGQSIVIAVVGVLMIVYVLIGGMKGTTWVQIVKAFLLIGGAIAMTVWVLAIHGFNLNTLLEAAVANSDKGDAILAPGLQYGANPWDFLSLGMALVLGTAGLPHVLMRFYTVPTAKEARRSVVWAIWLIGGFYLLTLVLGYGAGALVGADVIAAAPGGPNSAAPLLALYLGGPVLLGFISAVAFATILAVVAGLTITAAASFAHDIYANVIQKGKKDAAGNPVEPDPNGEVRVARRTVIVIGILAIIGGIGAQGQNIAFLVALAFAVAASANLPTILYSLFWRRFTTRGAVWSMYGGLGAAIILIVLSPVFSGSPTSMIPGIDIVLWPMNNPGIVSIPIGFFLGWLGTITSRQKESPTLAAEMEVRSLTGFGAEKATEH, encoded by the coding sequence ATGAACGTTCCCTTCGCCACGGGCGAGACTCTCGCCGTGGAGAGCAATCCCGTGCTCAACATCTCGATCTTCGTCGCATTCGTCGCGGTGACGCTGTTCATCGTCATCCGCGCGAGCCGCAACAACAAGACCGCGGCCGACTACTACGCGGCGGGCCGATCGTTCACCGGTCCTCAGAACGGCTTCGCGATCGCGGGCGACTATCTGTCGGCGGCGTCCTTCCTGGGGATCTGCGGAGCGATCGCCATCAACGGCTACGACGGATTCCTCTACTCGATCGGATTCCTCGTCGCCTGGCTCGTGGCGCTGCTGCTCGTCGCCGAGCTCATGCGCAACACGGGCAAGTTCACCATGGCCGATGTGCTCTCGTTCCGGCTGAAGCAGCGGCCCGTGCGCATGGCGGCGGCGATCACCACACTCGCGGTGTGCTTCTTCTATCTGCTCGCACAGATGGCCGGAGCCGGCGGTCTCGTCTCGCTGCTCCTCGGAATCGACGGGCGGGTGGGGCAATCGATCGTGATCGCCGTGGTCGGCGTGCTCATGATCGTGTACGTGCTGATCGGCGGGATGAAGGGCACCACCTGGGTGCAGATCGTCAAGGCGTTCCTGCTGATCGGCGGTGCCATCGCGATGACCGTCTGGGTGCTCGCGATCCACGGCTTCAACCTCAACACCCTGCTCGAAGCGGCGGTGGCGAACTCCGACAAGGGCGATGCGATCCTCGCTCCGGGGCTGCAGTACGGCGCGAACCCGTGGGACTTCCTGTCGCTCGGGATGGCGTTGGTGCTCGGCACCGCCGGTCTGCCGCACGTGCTGATGCGCTTCTACACCGTGCCGACCGCCAAGGAGGCGCGTCGTTCGGTGGTGTGGGCGATCTGGCTGATCGGCGGCTTCTATCTGCTCACGCTCGTGCTCGGATACGGCGCGGGCGCGCTCGTGGGCGCCGACGTCATCGCTGCGGCTCCGGGCGGACCGAACTCCGCGGCACCGCTCCTCGCCCTGTATCTCGGTGGCCCCGTGCTTCTCGGGTTCATCTCCGCAGTGGCGTTCGCGACGATCCTCGCGGTCGTCGCAGGCCTCACGATCACCGCGGCGGCCTCGTTCGCGCACGACATCTACGCGAACGTGATCCAGAAGGGCAAGAAGGATGCCGCAGGCAATCCCGTCGAACCCGACCCGAACGGCGAGGTGCGCGTCGCCCGTCGTACGGTGATCGTGATCGGCATCCTCGCGATCATCGGCGGGATCGGGGCGCAGGGGCAGAACATCGCGTTCCTCGTCGCCCTCGCCTTCGCGGTCGCGGCATCCGCGAACCTGCCGACGATCCTGTACTCGCTGTTCTGGCGCCGCTTCACCACGCGCGGTGCGGTGTGGAGCATGTACGGCGGCCTCGGCGCGGCGATCATCCTGATCGTGCTCTCGCCCGTGTTCTCGGGTTCTCCGACCTCGATGATCCCCGGGATCGACATCGTGCTGTGGCCGATGAACAACCCGGGAATCGTGTCGATACCCATCGGGTTCTTCCTCGGGTGGCTCGGCACCATCACCAGTCGGCAGAAGGAATCGCCGACACTGGCCGCCGAGATGGAGGTGCGCTCGCTCACCGGGTTCGGTGCGGAGAAGGCCACCGAGCATTGA
- a CDS encoding methylated-DNA--[protein]-cysteine S-methyltransferase, with amino-acid sequence MTFRYDFAPTPFGDALAVFSDTGIVRFDLSESADPSVPWLLENVSRRLGAVPEPDPGAAAELTLLLDAYFDGEQVAFHEQLDLDWRLVEGFSRAALQTICTIEWGETLSYGDVAVLAGHPGAARAVGTACRLTPFSIIVPVHRVVRSDGSAGQYGAHPERKTFLLDLEAQSRS; translated from the coding sequence ATGACGTTCCGCTACGACTTCGCCCCCACTCCGTTCGGAGACGCTCTCGCCGTGTTCTCCGACACGGGGATCGTGCGCTTCGACCTCTCGGAGTCGGCGGATCCCTCGGTCCCCTGGCTGCTCGAGAACGTGTCGCGCAGACTCGGCGCGGTTCCCGAACCCGACCCCGGCGCCGCAGCCGAGCTGACCCTGCTCCTGGATGCGTACTTCGACGGCGAGCAGGTCGCCTTCCACGAGCAGCTCGACCTGGATTGGCGGCTGGTCGAAGGGTTCTCTCGCGCCGCGCTGCAGACCATCTGCACGATCGAATGGGGCGAGACACTCAGCTACGGCGACGTCGCCGTGCTCGCGGGCCACCCCGGAGCGGCCCGCGCCGTGGGCACGGCCTGCCGCCTGACCCCGTTCTCGATCATCGTGCCCGTGCACCGCGTCGTCCGGTCAGACGGCTCGGCGGGCCAGTATGGCGCCCACCCCGAGCGCAAGACCTTCCTGCTCGATCTCGAAGCGCAGTCACGATCGTGA